From Sporosarcina sp. FSL K6-3457:
CATTATGAAGAGACAAAATTTGAAGCAGAATTACTTGTGGAGGAACTGAAGTCCAGTGTGGCTGTGACGATTATCCGTCCGGGAATCGTGCGCGGTCATTCTAAAACAGGGCAGACCATTAAGTTTGATGGACCTTATTTTTTCATGAATATGATTGATCGTCTAAAATGGATGCCTATTATTCCATACGTAGGAAAGACTGAAGTGTGTATAAATGTCGTGCCGATTGACTATATTATTCATGCAACGGTCTTTCTCGCGAGTAAAGTAGAGGCGGCAGGGCAAACCGTCCATTTAACAGATCCATCACCTCATCCAATTGAGGAGGTTTATAAGGCGATGGTTGTGGAGCTGACAGGGAAAAGTCCGAAGGGAAGACTGCCTTATAGGATAGCTCAAACGGGGCTGTCGTCGATTCGGCTACAACGTAAACTAGGTGTTGAAGCGGAAACGATTGATTATTTACTATGGAATGGAACATTTGATACGTGGAATGCACAAAGGCTTCTCGAAGGAAGTGGCATTAGCTGTGCTGACTTTCTCGAATCTATTCCCTCTATGACAGCATTTTATGAGAAAAATAAAAAAAATCCTGATTTTCATATAAAAATCGGATGACTTATTGTTTTACATTTATGAATGAGGTGGTATAATGAAACAAAAGTACCCAACAA
This genomic window contains:
- a CDS encoding SDR family oxidoreductase, whose translation is MQAHFFTGFPGFIATELIKELVRVGQVGRLYAVVQAEQEQLAKDKAASMMTEMDAEIPFDIIVGDITQVNLGMTQQVVNQLYGETLTVWHLAAIYDLAVKAEIAWNVNVEGTRQVNEFVRSHSSITRYMYFSTAYVAGKREGLLLETELVRPDAFKNHYEETKFEAELLVEELKSSVAVTIIRPGIVRGHSKTGQTIKFDGPYFFMNMIDRLKWMPIIPYVGKTEVCINVVPIDYIIHATVFLASKVEAAGQTVHLTDPSPHPIEEVYKAMVVELTGKSPKGRLPYRIAQTGLSSIRLQRKLGVEAETIDYLLWNGTFDTWNAQRLLEGSGISCADFLESIPSMTAFYEKNKKNPDFHIKIG